A region of Subtercola boreus DNA encodes the following proteins:
- a CDS encoding ABC transporter permease, producing MSATITKRSTALPTSPIRLTAGGIIRSEWIKLRSLRSTIWAYAVILVLQIAIGLLVISFTVSNIDSPRGEAILQSPELATAGATAGVVFAQLVVSVLGVLVISGEYSTGQIRSSFAAVPKRLPVLWAKLAVFGVVTFVVSLVGILLAYGVTYPILANAGHSSNLFDSAVFLPIIGAAGYLALIGMLALGLGAILRSTAGGIAASLGLLLVVPVIFSLIPVDWAHSISDWLPGSVGPAIYQMSATFEWWQALLIMIGWIAVVFAAAATLMRRRDA from the coding sequence GGAGCACTGCGCTCCCCACCTCGCCGATCCGCCTGACCGCGGGCGGCATCATCCGTTCCGAGTGGATCAAGCTCCGCTCCCTCCGTTCGACGATCTGGGCGTACGCGGTCATCCTCGTGCTGCAGATCGCGATCGGGCTGCTCGTGATCTCGTTCACGGTGAGCAACATCGACTCCCCCCGCGGGGAGGCGATCCTCCAGTCCCCGGAGCTCGCCACAGCCGGCGCGACGGCCGGAGTCGTCTTCGCCCAGCTCGTCGTCTCCGTGCTCGGCGTGCTGGTCATCAGCGGCGAGTACTCCACCGGCCAGATCCGTTCGAGTTTCGCCGCGGTGCCCAAGCGACTGCCTGTGCTCTGGGCGAAGCTCGCCGTGTTCGGCGTCGTCACGTTCGTGGTCTCGCTCGTCGGCATCCTGCTCGCCTACGGCGTCACCTACCCGATCCTCGCGAATGCCGGCCACTCGTCGAATCTCTTCGACTCGGCCGTCTTCCTGCCGATCATCGGTGCGGCCGGTTACCTCGCCCTGATCGGGATGCTCGCCCTCGGCCTCGGCGCGATCCTCCGCAGCACCGCCGGTGGTATCGCCGCCTCGCTCGGTCTGCTGCTCGTCGTGCCGGTGATCTTCTCGCTCATTCCGGTGGACTGGGCGCACAGCATCTCCGACTGGCTGCCGGGTTCCGTCGGCCCGGCGATCTACCAGATGAGCGCGACATTCGAATGGTGGCAGGCCCTGCTCATTATGATCGGATGGATCGCCGTCGTCTTCGCCGCGGCCGCCACCCTGATGCGCCGGAGGGATGCCTGA
- a CDS encoding sensor histidine kinase, with protein sequence MTPDERPVTPPRTATVAGRSSVGQGAVPVARGAAGPGAPAAAPDARMSDLALPKPPGVFRSFFARHAWIVDGSIVVVYGLPTILFLGVSLAMGRDDWSRDPLRAGAAIAGSLIVLVALYLRRRHPFVLVIATGVGILLVAPSFEGLAQIPSVVALYGVAVYVSSRSALVAFAGLAAVRILADLIARGGDLGQVLVMSTASIFLMLIATLIGINVGNRKRYVEALLDRAAQLGRERDQQALLSSASERARIAREMHDIVAHSLTVMVALADGADRTVGHDPGRAQEAIRQVAETGRVALADMRVVLGVLAEPLAPAQEPAREPAPEPVPEPVQGTQSAPSGASLEQFASPRGRATAGADASPSLTPQPGHDDLDALIASYRSAGMVVVYTVTGAINPDPGIQLAVFRIVQEALTNSLRYAPDPKHVTVAVVFSGDGIAVTVSDQGQSQVAAPSIGTGHGIVGMRERAHGYGGTLEAGPTTAGGWQVRARIPQPAKPAGDAEDTEDA encoded by the coding sequence ATGACGCCTGACGAACGCCCGGTCACCCCGCCTCGAACGGCGACGGTGGCCGGGCGTTCGTCCGTCGGGCAAGGGGCGGTTCCGGTTGCCCGTGGTGCTGCCGGGCCGGGTGCACCCGCGGCGGCTCCGGATGCCCGGATGAGCGACCTCGCCCTGCCGAAGCCACCCGGGGTGTTCCGTTCGTTCTTCGCCCGGCACGCCTGGATCGTGGACGGTTCGATCGTGGTGGTCTACGGGCTGCCCACCATCCTGTTCCTCGGTGTCTCGTTGGCGATGGGACGGGACGACTGGAGCCGCGACCCGCTCCGGGCGGGCGCGGCGATCGCGGGTTCGCTGATCGTGCTCGTCGCCCTCTACCTCCGCCGACGGCATCCGTTCGTGCTCGTCATCGCGACGGGGGTCGGCATCCTCCTGGTCGCCCCGAGCTTCGAGGGCCTCGCCCAGATCCCGTCGGTCGTGGCGCTGTACGGGGTCGCGGTGTACGTGTCGTCGCGGTCGGCCCTGGTCGCGTTCGCGGGCCTCGCGGCGGTGCGCATCCTCGCCGATCTGATTGCTCGTGGCGGCGATCTCGGACAGGTGCTCGTGATGTCCACGGCCTCCATCTTCCTGATGCTGATCGCGACCCTGATCGGCATCAACGTGGGCAACCGCAAGCGGTACGTCGAGGCGCTGCTCGACCGCGCCGCGCAGCTCGGGCGCGAACGGGACCAGCAGGCCCTGCTCTCCTCCGCCTCCGAGCGGGCGCGCATCGCCCGAGAGATGCACGACATCGTGGCACACAGTCTCACGGTGATGGTGGCGCTGGCGGATGGGGCGGACCGCACCGTCGGCCACGATCCGGGCCGCGCCCAGGAGGCGATCCGGCAGGTCGCGGAGACGGGCCGCGTGGCCCTCGCCGACATGCGCGTGGTGCTCGGGGTGCTGGCTGAGCCGCTCGCGCCCGCCCAGGAACCCGCCCGAGAACCCGCCCCGGAACCCGTCCCGGAACCCGTCCAGGGGACCCAAAGTGCTCCTTCCGGGGCCTCTCTGGAGCAATTCGCGTCCCCTCGAGGCCGCGCGACCGCAGGCGCCGACGCATCGCCGTCGCTCACTCCGCAGCCCGGCCACGACGACCTCGACGCGCTCATCGCCTCGTACCGGAGCGCCGGCATGGTGGTCGTGTACACGGTCACGGGGGCGATCAACCCCGATCCGGGCATCCAACTCGCCGTGTTCCGCATCGTGCAGGAGGCTCTCACGAACAGCCTCCGCTACGCGCCCGACCCGAAGCACGTCACGGTCGCCGTCGTGTTCTCCGGGGACGGGATCGCGGTGACCGTCTCCGACCAGGGCCAGTCGCAGGTCGCGGCCCCCTCGATCGGAACCGGCCACGGCATCGTGGGCATGCGGGAGCGCGCGCACGGCTACGGCGGAACCCTCGAGGCAGGCCCGACGACGGCCGGCGGGTGGCAGGTGCGCGCGCGCATCCCGCAGCCGGCGAAACCCGCGGGAGACGCTGAAGACACGGAGGACGCATGA
- a CDS encoding response regulator transcription factor: MTDIRLLLVDDQALLRLGFRMVLEAEPGFVVVGEASDGASGVREATALRPDVILMDVRMPGMNGIEATRAIVREVPESRVLILTTFDLDEYAFEALRAGASGFLLKDARPAELVAAINAVASGDAAVSPRVTRQLLELFGRDLPGAGAGAGAGAGGGAGTAAIGGAGGATGAERREGAPGHPETDGTVQAGRHASRIAALTEREREVLVAIAEGLTNTEIAGRLVVSESTVKSHVGRVLTKLQARDRVQAVILAYEAGLVGPLER; this comes from the coding sequence ATGACCGACATCCGGCTGCTGCTGGTCGACGACCAGGCGCTGCTCCGCCTCGGGTTCCGCATGGTGCTCGAGGCCGAGCCGGGGTTCGTGGTGGTGGGCGAGGCCTCCGACGGGGCATCCGGTGTGCGCGAGGCGACCGCGCTCCGGCCCGACGTGATCCTGATGGACGTTCGGATGCCCGGCATGAACGGCATCGAGGCGACCCGGGCGATCGTGCGGGAGGTGCCCGAGAGTCGCGTGCTGATCCTCACGACGTTCGACCTCGACGAGTACGCCTTCGAAGCGCTGAGGGCGGGTGCGAGCGGTTTCCTGCTGAAGGATGCCCGGCCTGCCGAGCTCGTCGCGGCGATCAACGCCGTGGCGTCCGGGGATGCCGCGGTCTCGCCGCGCGTCACCCGGCAGCTGTTGGAGCTGTTCGGCCGCGACCTGCCCGGGGCCGGGGCTGGGGCGGGGGCCGGGGCCGGGGGCGGGGCCGGGACGGCAGCAATCGGCGGCGCTGGCGGCGCGACGGGCGCTGAGCGCCGGGAGGGTGCCCCCGGGCATCCGGAGACCGACGGCACCGTGCAGGCCGGCCGCCACGCCAGCAGGATCGCAGCACTCACCGAGCGGGAGCGCGAAGTGCTCGTCGCGATCGCCGAAGGGCTGACGAACACCGAGATCGCCGGCCGGCTCGTCGTTTCGGAGTCGACGGTCAAGTCCCACGTGGGTCGGGTGCTGACGAAGCTGCAGGCGCGCGACAGGGTGCAGGCGGTCATCCTCGCCTACGAGGCCGGGCTGGTCGGGCCGCTCGAGCGCTGA
- a CDS encoding ATP-dependent DNA ligase has product MGILLYGNPSIEIDFDDRALTHLQIVITAKLRRRESFVFSWTDSPGAGSGRSSIWVDPSSTLYYRFYGSRIPSINRVWIERLMASANSGGGLYFTPEPPEGRS; this is encoded by the coding sequence ATGGGCATATTGCTCTATGGCAACCCCAGCATTGAGATCGATTTCGACGACCGCGCCCTGACCCACCTGCAGATCGTCATCACGGCGAAGCTCCGGCGGCGGGAAAGTTTCGTCTTCTCGTGGACCGACTCGCCGGGCGCCGGCAGCGGTCGCAGTTCGATCTGGGTCGATCCGAGCAGCACCCTCTACTACCGCTTCTACGGCAGCCGGATCCCGTCGATCAACCGTGTGTGGATCGAACGTCTGATGGCGTCCGCGAACAGCGGTGGGGGCCTCTACTTCACTCCGGAGCCGCCCGAGGGGAGATCGTGA
- the pip gene encoding prolyl aminopeptidase: MAALRTLYPEIEPDEIGFLPVGDDQELYWETSGNPDGKPVVFLHGGPGGGTSPAHRRLFDPAKYRIVLFDQRGCGQSIPHASTSPDHLASNTTWHLVEDIEKLRSHLGIDRWMVFGGSWGSTLGLAYAQTHPERVTELVLRGIFTLRKLELDWFYEGGARMIVPDLWEQFVAPVAASPLVPDDRGHLIRAYHRLLNDPDPRVHVPAAVAWSTWEASTITLLPRAELVARFAEPSYALAFARIENHYFLNGGWLDEGQLIADAGRLAGIPGAIIQGRYDLCTPAVTAWDLHEAWPEASFTLVPDAGHAFDEPGILDALLEATDRFAA; this comes from the coding sequence ATGGCAGCCCTCCGAACCCTGTACCCCGAGATCGAGCCCGACGAGATCGGCTTCCTGCCGGTCGGTGACGACCAGGAACTCTACTGGGAGACCTCCGGCAACCCCGACGGCAAGCCGGTCGTGTTCCTGCACGGCGGGCCGGGCGGCGGCACCAGCCCCGCGCACCGGCGCCTCTTCGACCCGGCGAAGTACCGCATCGTGCTCTTCGACCAGCGCGGCTGCGGCCAGAGCATCCCGCACGCGTCGACCTCGCCCGACCACCTCGCGTCGAATACGACCTGGCATCTGGTCGAGGACATCGAGAAGCTCCGCTCGCACCTCGGGATCGACCGCTGGATGGTCTTCGGCGGTTCGTGGGGCAGCACGCTCGGGCTCGCCTACGCCCAGACGCACCCTGAGCGCGTCACCGAGCTCGTGCTGCGGGGCATCTTCACGCTCCGGAAGCTCGAACTCGACTGGTTCTACGAAGGCGGGGCGCGGATGATCGTGCCCGACCTGTGGGAGCAGTTCGTGGCGCCCGTGGCGGCGTCGCCGCTTGTTCCGGATGATCGGGGGCACCTGATCCGCGCGTACCACCGGCTGCTGAACGACCCCGACCCGCGGGTGCACGTGCCCGCAGCCGTGGCGTGGTCCACGTGGGAAGCGTCGACGATCACCCTCCTGCCGCGCGCGGAGCTCGTCGCGCGGTTCGCCGAGCCCTCCTACGCGCTCGCGTTCGCGCGCATCGAGAACCACTACTTCCTGAACGGTGGGTGGCTCGACGAGGGGCAGCTGATCGCCGACGCCGGGCGGCTCGCCGGGATCCCCGGGGCGATCATCCAGGGCCGGTACGACCTGTGCACGCCCGCCGTGACGGCGTGGGACCTGCACGAGGCGTGGCCGGAGGCGTCGTTCACGCTGGTGCCCGACGCCGGCCACGCGTTCGACGAGCCGGGCATCCTCGACGCCCTCCTCGAGGCGACGGACCGCTTCGCGGCCTGA
- a CDS encoding MFS transporter — protein MTTQTLPAPRPDTPLGAQPTTRRRIPIWLAVVAASLPMFMATLDNLIMTSALPVIRTDLNASIGELQWFVNAYTLSFATFMLMAVALGDRLGRRSVFVFGIALFTAASAFSALSTDPWMLIVGRAFQGVGAAALMPLSLTLLVGSVSTRLRPLAIGIWGGVSGLGVALGPLIGGAVIEGFNWEAIFWLNVPIGIISVPLALLALPNTFGARLRADVLGLALVGLGVLGIVYGIVRGNDAGWSSLEVVGSLALGAVLLAAFIVWESRTSAPLLPLRLFRDRSFSVANIVGVVFSFGIFGSVFILIQFLQIVQGHSPLEAGLMTMPWTMAPLVVAPLTGLITPRIGTRAPIVAGLALQAAGILWLASILSAYASYASMVGPFLLTGIGMGLVFAPSSSAVLINMAPADQAKASGTNSTLREIGVALGIAVLTAVFTGAGGQLTPTGYVDAAIPAVFVGGAALAAATLVALLLPSGRVAKL, from the coding sequence ATGACAACCCAGACCCTCCCCGCACCCCGCCCCGACACGCCCCTCGGCGCACAGCCGACCACCCGCCGCCGCATCCCGATCTGGCTCGCGGTCGTCGCGGCCTCGTTGCCGATGTTCATGGCGACGCTCGACAACCTCATCATGACGAGCGCCCTGCCGGTCATCCGCACCGACCTCAACGCCTCGATCGGCGAACTGCAGTGGTTCGTCAACGCCTACACCCTCTCGTTCGCCACCTTCATGCTGATGGCTGTGGCCCTCGGCGACCGGCTCGGCCGCCGGTCGGTGTTCGTCTTCGGCATCGCACTCTTCACCGCGGCGAGTGCGTTCTCAGCGCTCAGCACCGATCCGTGGATGCTCATCGTCGGCCGCGCGTTCCAGGGCGTCGGCGCGGCGGCGCTCATGCCCCTCTCGCTCACGCTGCTCGTCGGGTCGGTCAGCACGCGGCTCCGCCCGCTCGCGATCGGCATCTGGGGTGGAGTCTCCGGCCTCGGGGTCGCACTCGGCCCCCTGATCGGTGGCGCCGTCATCGAAGGGTTCAACTGGGAGGCGATCTTCTGGCTGAACGTTCCGATCGGCATCATCTCGGTGCCGCTGGCGCTGCTGGCACTGCCGAACACCTTCGGGGCGCGCCTCCGCGCCGACGTGCTGGGGCTCGCGCTCGTCGGGCTCGGCGTGCTCGGAATCGTCTACGGGATCGTGCGCGGCAACGACGCGGGCTGGTCGAGCCTCGAGGTGGTCGGGTCGCTCGCGCTCGGTGCCGTGCTGCTCGCGGCGTTCATCGTGTGGGAGTCCCGCACATCCGCTCCCCTGCTGCCGCTCCGCCTGTTCCGCGACCGCAGCTTCAGCGTCGCGAACATCGTCGGCGTGGTCTTCAGTTTCGGCATCTTCGGATCGGTGTTCATCCTCATCCAGTTCCTGCAGATCGTGCAGGGACACAGCCCGCTCGAAGCCGGCCTGATGACCATGCCGTGGACGATGGCGCCCCTCGTCGTCGCCCCCCTCACCGGCCTGATCACCCCGCGCATCGGCACCCGTGCGCCGATCGTGGCAGGGCTCGCGCTGCAGGCGGCCGGCATTCTCTGGCTTGCGAGCATCCTGTCGGCCTATGCGAGCTACGCCTCGATGGTCGGGCCGTTCCTGCTCACCGGGATCGGTATGGGGCTCGTCTTCGCCCCGTCATCGTCGGCCGTTCTCATCAACATGGCCCCGGCCGACCAGGCCAAGGCGTCCGGCACCAACTCGACCCTCCGGGAGATCGGCGTGGCGCTCGGAATCGCCGTGCTGACCGCCGTCTTCACGGGCGCGGGCGGCCAGCTCACCCCGACCGGATACGTCGACGCGGCGATCCCCGCGGTGTTCGTCGGCGGTGCAGCCCTCGCTGCGGCGACTCTGGTCGCCCTGCTGCTCCCGTCGGGTCGGGTCGCGAAGCTCTGA
- a CDS encoding TetR/AcrR family transcriptional regulator has translation MNVAVTGAGHPPLTRMRGEDRRESILQAAMQVFGDHGYVGSTTAQIARAAGVSQPYVVQTFGTKEGLFLAVIDRALDRLLAAFVEVVESSATVSAGADGASSADGAAPEDGMTLAGRLGSAYIDQLNDHGLLLSLMHAFVLGKDPVIGPVGRAGFMKVYRYLRDAAGFSPEEVRMFLAEGMLINTMVGLRMTDDIDSDPDVRQLLECSFEGKLEQVRALSGA, from the coding sequence ATGAATGTTGCAGTCACCGGAGCCGGGCATCCACCGCTCACCCGCATGCGGGGCGAAGACCGGCGGGAATCGATCCTGCAGGCGGCGATGCAGGTGTTCGGGGACCACGGCTACGTCGGGTCGACCACGGCGCAGATCGCCCGCGCGGCCGGTGTGAGCCAGCCCTACGTGGTGCAGACGTTCGGCACGAAGGAGGGGCTCTTCCTGGCGGTGATCGACCGGGCGCTCGACCGGCTGCTCGCAGCTTTCGTCGAGGTGGTGGAGTCGTCGGCTACCGTGTCGGCCGGCGCTGACGGTGCTTCGTCAGCTGACGGCGCGGCGCCCGAGGACGGCATGACGCTCGCCGGCCGGCTCGGCAGCGCGTACATCGACCAACTGAACGACCACGGCCTGCTGCTCTCGCTGATGCACGCCTTCGTGCTCGGAAAGGATCCGGTGATCGGCCCGGTCGGTCGCGCCGGGTTCATGAAGGTCTATCGGTACCTCAGGGATGCGGCAGGATTCAGCCCCGAAGAGGTGCGGATGTTCCTCGCTGAGGGCATGCTGATCAACACGATGGTCGGGCTCAGGATGACCGACGACATCGACTCGGATCCCGACGTGCGGCAACTCCTCGAGTGCTCGTTCGAGGGCAAGCTCGAGCAGGTGCGGGCGCTCTCCGGGGCGTAG